The following coding sequences lie in one Nitrospirota bacterium genomic window:
- a CDS encoding copper oxidase codes for MIPVTAPLRRAPGVALTLAALFLIALPSLLQAYTCERIITADVVAINQSIPLNRFGAISPDGMIFALKRDVVMSSGGASLRPDKRPRPLVLRMNAGDCLRITFTNLLDGVQGDQPATRAASIHVNGLQLVNSITDDGSNVGTNPSSLVMPGDTAVYTLYAEKEGTHLLYSTGAMTGGEGNSGSLAFGLFGAVNVQPKGAEWYRSQLTRAEIDMAADRDKNGTVDYDEQTADGHPLIDYDAKYPAGYAYKEGQPVIRILNDYNEIVHSDLTAIITGPYRGPFPAGTYKPNPAYPDRDQPFREFTILFHDEIGAVQAFPEFNDPVLGFTLHGIRDMFGINYGAAGLGSMLLANRKGVGPNRNCAECAYEDMSFLSWANGDPAMVVDNPANTGLQATKALYPDDPSNVYHSYIADHTKFRILHAGKEHHIFHLHNHQWLFNPDDDNSTYLDSQAIGPGSSYNLEIAYNGGGNRNQSYADSIFHCHFYPHFASGMWSLWRVHDVFENGTILDADGRPAPKSRALPDGEILAGSPIPGLVPLPGLPMAPMPANVQLVAADITGDGIPDSSQIDLNDDGIPDFRQVQDVTIAKNPGYPFHMPAVAGHEPPEPPLSKLFDGGFPRHVMAAGVQVAVTNRFEITSELHNATAYRLPEAGTHVEKTTIDFHATRFHPTFTPEGAPAQFETNGRPAVRGAPFADPCKLDNGTPVAVNRTYKGAVIDPDVKINKAGWHFPQSHIVALWEDVAPLMSGAKAPEPFIFRTNSEDCIEFHHTNLTAHEEEANAFQIRHNTVMIGQHIHLVKFDVQASNGGSTGYNYEDSSMSPEAVRHHIHAVNETGGIINEDGTRTPLVAQPHPFFKDVPGVDALGAQTTVYRWYADSLLNNQGVDRTLGNVFTHDHMTPSTNQHTGLYGMFIVEPKGSSWRNPETGAFFGTRADGGPTSWRADILTANPRDSFREFVFMFQDFQLAFLKGACVAPGDPSCLDVLKAVNPPGKVEVGLPFLLAPPDVCPGGVEPPCPEAISADDPGTFSVNFRNEPIALRVRDPQTNKQAAGLKGDLAYAFASRTDRADPAFNMQPAFYPPLTADVRPSDPFTPMMRVYENDRVRIRIQVGAQEEGHIFSMHGVKWLQEFASPNSGYRNAQMMGISEQFILDVPINPNRTQLGVATDYLYTTNAAVDGYWNGTWGLMRAYSTLRGDLRPLPSNPVGPLGLNILNIASFPGMCPSTAPLKKFDVTAVTAQNALPGGTLIYNSRTENGGPLNDPTALLYVRTADLDAYGKLKANVPVEPLILRANAGDCIEVTLRNKLPVQLPDPGDPDTWGFSTLPMIVNNFNSNELRPSSHVGLHPQLVAYDVTKSDGANVGINVAQTVAPNGTRTYRWYAGDIKFNSATRLLSAIPAEFGATNLISSDRIKHSNKGAIGALVIEPKGASVIEDYGTRAAATVKKPDGSSFREFVLLFQDDVNLRFGSDAFGFAAGDAVPNTAEAEDPEDSGQKALNYRTEPFWFRLGFAPDTPLMMTREEDFSNVLSNDLIGGDPETPVFTAKKGAPTRFRILQPGGHARNHVFTLHGHTWQRQPYQNNSTVIGDRPLSFLMSAQEGHGPANHFDVVPQHGAGGNFNVKGDYLYRDNASFFLDGGMWGLFRVTE; via the coding sequence ATGATACCGGTTACTGCTCCGTTAAGGAGAGCGCCGGGGGTTGCTCTGACCCTGGCGGCGCTCTTCCTTATCGCACTTCCCTCATTGCTCCAGGCATACACCTGCGAGCGCATCATCACTGCTGACGTGGTCGCCATCAACCAGTCTATCCCCCTCAACAGGTTCGGCGCGATCAGTCCCGACGGGATGATCTTCGCCCTGAAGCGGGATGTGGTCATGAGCAGCGGAGGCGCTTCGCTGCGGCCGGATAAGCGACCGCGTCCGCTCGTGCTGCGCATGAATGCCGGGGACTGCCTCCGGATCACCTTTACGAATCTCCTCGACGGCGTCCAGGGAGACCAGCCTGCGACACGGGCGGCCTCGATCCATGTAAACGGCCTGCAGCTCGTCAATTCGATCACGGATGACGGCTCCAATGTCGGGACCAATCCGAGCAGTCTCGTCATGCCCGGCGACACCGCCGTCTATACGCTCTACGCTGAAAAGGAAGGCACGCACCTTCTCTACAGCACCGGCGCCATGACCGGCGGCGAGGGCAACAGCGGCTCGCTCGCCTTCGGCCTCTTCGGCGCGGTGAACGTACAGCCGAAGGGAGCCGAATGGTATCGCAGCCAGCTCACAAGGGCCGAGATTGATATGGCTGCCGACCGGGACAAGAACGGCACGGTCGACTATGACGAACAGACTGCCGATGGGCACCCGCTGATCGATTACGACGCGAAGTATCCTGCAGGTTATGCCTATAAGGAGGGACAGCCGGTCATAAGGATACTGAACGACTACAACGAGATCGTCCATTCAGACCTGACCGCTATCATCACCGGCCCGTACCGCGGCCCGTTCCCTGCAGGCACCTACAAGCCCAACCCGGCATATCCGGACAGGGACCAGCCGTTCCGCGAGTTCACCATCCTGTTCCACGACGAGATCGGCGCGGTTCAGGCATTCCCCGAGTTCAATGATCCTGTCCTGGGTTTCACCCTGCACGGGATAAGGGACATGTTCGGCATCAACTACGGGGCTGCGGGGCTCGGCTCGATGCTGCTCGCCAACAGGAAGGGCGTGGGCCCGAACAGGAACTGCGCCGAGTGCGCCTATGAGGATATGAGCTTCCTCTCGTGGGCGAACGGCGATCCGGCGATGGTAGTCGACAATCCCGCCAATACGGGGCTGCAGGCGACGAAGGCGCTCTATCCCGACGACCCCTCGAATGTCTACCACAGCTACATCGCCGACCATACGAAGTTCCGGATACTCCATGCAGGCAAAGAACACCACATCTTCCATCTCCACAACCACCAGTGGCTCTTCAACCCCGATGACGACAACTCCACTTATCTCGACAGCCAGGCAATAGGGCCGGGCTCGTCCTACAACCTCGAGATCGCCTACAACGGCGGCGGCAACCGCAACCAGTCGTACGCCGATTCGATCTTCCACTGCCACTTCTACCCGCACTTCGCGAGCGGCATGTGGTCGCTGTGGCGCGTGCATGACGTCTTTGAAAACGGCACGATACTCGATGCCGACGGCAGGCCCGCGCCGAAATCTCGGGCGCTCCCCGACGGCGAGATACTGGCGGGCTCGCCGATCCCCGGTCTCGTGCCGCTCCCGGGACTGCCCATGGCGCCCATGCCGGCGAACGTGCAGCTCGTCGCAGCGGACATTACCGGCGACGGCATACCGGATTCGAGCCAGATCGACCTGAACGACGACGGGATACCGGATTTCAGACAGGTGCAGGATGTCACTATAGCAAAGAACCCCGGGTACCCGTTTCACATGCCTGCCGTCGCAGGCCATGAGCCGCCCGAGCCGCCCTTGAGCAAGCTCTTCGACGGCGGGTTCCCAAGGCATGTAATGGCTGCAGGAGTGCAGGTGGCGGTCACCAACAGGTTCGAGATTACCAGTGAGCTCCACAATGCGACTGCCTACCGCCTCCCCGAGGCAGGGACGCATGTCGAGAAGACCACCATCGACTTCCATGCGACAAGATTCCACCCGACCTTCACGCCCGAAGGCGCGCCTGCGCAGTTCGAGACTAACGGACGTCCCGCCGTGCGTGGCGCGCCGTTCGCCGACCCCTGCAAGCTCGACAACGGCACGCCGGTGGCGGTCAACCGCACCTACAAGGGAGCGGTCATCGATCCCGATGTGAAGATCAACAAGGCGGGCTGGCATTTCCCCCAATCGCACATCGTCGCCCTGTGGGAGGATGTAGCGCCTCTCATGTCAGGGGCAAAAGCGCCCGAGCCGTTCATCTTCCGCACCAACTCCGAGGATTGCATAGAGTTCCACCACACCAATCTCACGGCGCACGAAGAGGAAGCCAACGCTTTTCAGATCAGGCACAACACAGTGATGATCGGCCAGCACATCCACCTGGTCAAATTCGATGTCCAGGCCTCCAACGGCGGCTCGACCGGCTACAACTATGAGGATTCGAGCATGAGTCCCGAAGCGGTTCGCCACCACATCCATGCCGTCAATGAAACCGGGGGCATCATCAATGAGGATGGAACCCGGACACCGCTGGTCGCGCAGCCGCATCCCTTCTTCAAAGATGTGCCCGGCGTGGACGCGCTCGGCGCACAGACAACGGTCTATCGCTGGTATGCGGACTCCCTTTTGAACAACCAGGGAGTGGACAGGACATTGGGCAATGTCTTCACCCATGACCACATGACGCCTTCGACCAACCAGCATACCGGTCTCTACGGCATGTTCATCGTCGAGCCCAAAGGATCGAGCTGGCGCAACCCGGAGACCGGAGCATTCTTCGGCACACGCGCCGACGGAGGCCCGACGAGCTGGAGGGCCGATATCCTCACCGCCAACCCGCGGGACAGCTTCCGCGAGTTTGTTTTCATGTTCCAGGACTTCCAGCTCGCGTTCCTCAAAGGCGCGTGCGTTGCGCCGGGAGACCCTTCGTGCCTCGACGTGCTCAAGGCGGTAAATCCTCCGGGCAAGGTGGAAGTAGGCCTGCCGTTCCTGCTCGCGCCGCCTGACGTCTGCCCCGGCGGAGTGGAGCCCCCCTGCCCTGAAGCCATCTCGGCGGACGACCCCGGGACCTTCTCGGTGAACTTCCGGAACGAGCCCATCGCCCTTCGCGTGCGCGATCCTCAAACCAACAAGCAGGCTGCGGGGCTCAAGGGAGACCTGGCGTATGCCTTTGCTTCGCGCACCGACCGCGCAGACCCGGCATTCAACATGCAGCCCGCGTTTTATCCGCCGCTTACTGCGGATGTGCGGCCGAGCGACCCCTTCACCCCGATGATGAGGGTCTATGAGAACGACCGGGTGAGGATCAGGATACAGGTCGGCGCGCAGGAAGAGGGACATATCTTTTCGATGCACGGCGTCAAGTGGCTGCAGGAGTTCGCGAGCCCGAACTCTGGCTACCGGAACGCCCAGATGATGGGGATATCCGAACAGTTCATCCTCGATGTGCCGATCAACCCGAATCGTACACAACTGGGAGTTGCAACAGACTACCTCTACACAACCAATGCAGCGGTCGACGGCTACTGGAACGGCACATGGGGCCTGATGCGCGCCTACTCGACCCTGAGGGGCGATCTCAGACCGCTGCCGAGCAACCCGGTCGGGCCGCTGGGCCTCAACATCCTCAACATCGCGAGCTTTCCGGGCATGTGTCCTTCGACCGCGCCGCTCAAGAAGTTCGACGTCACCGCAGTCACCGCACAGAATGCGCTGCCGGGCGGGACCCTGATATACAACTCCCGCACGGAAAACGGCGGTCCGCTGAACGACCCGACCGCGCTGCTCTATGTGAGGACAGCGGACCTCGACGCCTACGGCAAGCTCAAGGCGAACGTCCCGGTCGAGCCCCTTATACTGAGGGCCAATGCAGGCGATTGCATCGAAGTAACGCTCAGGAACAAGTTGCCCGTGCAGTTGCCCGATCCCGGCGATCCGGATACGTGGGGCTTCAGCACCCTTCCGATGATCGTGAACAACTTCAATTCAAATGAGCTGAGGCCGTCGAGCCATGTGGGGCTCCACCCGCAGCTCGTGGCCTATGATGTAACAAAGAGCGACGGGGCCAACGTAGGGATCAATGTCGCCCAGACCGTTGCGCCGAACGGCACGAGGACGTACCGCTGGTATGCAGGAGACATCAAGTTCAACAGCGCAACCCGCCTGCTCTCCGCAATCCCTGCCGAATTCGGGGCGACGAATCTCATCTCTTCCGACAGGATCAAGCACAGCAACAAGGGGGCTATCGGGGCGCTGGTCATCGAGCCGAAAGGCGCAAGCGTGATCGAGGATTACGGGACCCGCGCCGCGGCAACGGTGAAAAAGCCCGACGGCAGCTCGTTCCGGGAATTCGTCCTCCTCTTCCAGGACGATGTGAACCTGAGGTTCGGCAGCGATGCCTTCGGGTTCGCTGCAGGCGACGCCGTGCCCAACACTGCCGAGGCCGAAGACCCGGAGGATTCGGGACAGAAGGCCCTCAATTACCGCACCGAGCCGTTCTGGTTCCGCCTCGGGTTTGCGCCGGACACTCCTTTGATGATGACCCGCGAAGAGGACTTCAGCAACGTCCTCTCCAATGACCTGATCGGCGGCGACCCCGAGACACCGGTCTTCACCGCGAAGAAGGGAGCGCCGACGCGGTTCCGCATACTCCAGCCCGGCGGGCATGCGCGCAACCATGTCTTCACCCTGCACGGCCATACATGGCAGCGGCAGCCTTACCAGAACAATTCAACGGTGATAGGCGACAGGCCGCTTTCGTTCCTGATGAGCGCGCAGGAGGGTCATGGGCCGGCCAACCACTTCGACGTCGTCCCGCAGCACGGGGCCGGCGGCAATTTCAACGTAAAAGGCGACTACCTCTACCGCGACAATGCGTCGTTTTTCCTCGACGGCGGCATGTGGGGTCTGTTCAGGGTAACCGAGTAA
- a CDS encoding multiheme c-type cytochrome: MNATATISRTLVIIFSLLLSVPLASAQVCIDCHKQVTPNIISDWQLSKHSKNGIDCAACHGDKHRTREDAQQALIPTPETCGGCHAERVKQYKSGKHALAWAAMKAMPTIHYQPMLLTEGMKGCGGCHKIGIKSEADIKELDKGGYRFGRVACDSCHTRHAFSVREARQPQACQTCHMGFDHPQWEMYSGSKHGVRYLLMQNGVLPDTIAAPTCQTCHMPGGEHGVRTAWGFLAVRLPMPEDKQWAADRATILQGLGVLGPDGKPTERLEAVKAADLARLTQEAWQQERDRMLKVCNQCHSANFARGELQKGDLMIREADHLMAEAIRIVAGLYKDGILKKPKGYAFAFPDLLTFHDAPTVIEQTLFVMFLEHRMRAFQGSFHSNPDYALWYGWSEMQRDLTEIREMAAALREEAKLRGKTKR; the protein is encoded by the coding sequence ATGAATGCAACGGCCACGATTTCCCGGACACTTGTCATTATCTTCTCGCTCCTTCTTTCTGTCCCGCTCGCTTCGGCGCAAGTCTGCATCGATTGCCACAAGCAGGTCACCCCCAACATCATCTCGGACTGGCAACTGAGCAAGCACAGCAAAAACGGGATCGATTGCGCGGCCTGCCATGGCGACAAACACCGCACCAGGGAGGATGCCCAGCAGGCCCTGATACCGACGCCCGAGACCTGCGGCGGCTGCCATGCCGAACGGGTGAAACAGTACAAGAGCGGCAAGCATGCCCTCGCCTGGGCAGCGATGAAGGCGATGCCGACGATCCATTACCAGCCGATGCTGCTCACCGAGGGAATGAAGGGATGCGGCGGATGCCACAAGATCGGCATAAAGTCCGAAGCGGATATCAAGGAGCTCGATAAAGGCGGGTATCGCTTCGGGCGGGTCGCCTGCGACTCCTGCCATACGCGGCATGCCTTCTCGGTCAGGGAGGCGCGGCAGCCGCAGGCCTGCCAGACCTGTCACATGGGGTTCGATCATCCGCAGTGGGAGATGTATTCGGGCTCCAAGCACGGGGTGCGCTATCTGCTGATGCAGAACGGCGTGCTTCCCGACACTATCGCAGCGCCGACATGCCAGACATGTCACATGCCGGGAGGCGAGCATGGCGTCAGGACCGCCTGGGGCTTCCTTGCCGTAAGGCTGCCTATGCCCGAGGACAAGCAGTGGGCAGCGGACCGCGCCACCATACTGCAGGGGCTCGGCGTGCTCGGCCCCGACGGCAAGCCGACCGAGCGGCTCGAAGCGGTCAAGGCAGCGGATCTGGCGCGGCTGACGCAAGAGGCATGGCAGCAGGAGCGGGACCGGATGCTGAAGGTCTGCAACCAGTGCCACTCGGCCAACTTCGCCCGGGGCGAGCTCCAGAAAGGAGACCTGATGATCAGGGAGGCGGACCATCTCATGGCCGAGGCGATCCGCATCGTTGCGGGATTATACAAAGACGGCATCCTGAAGAAGCCGAAGGGCTACGCCTTCGCCTTCCCCGACCTGCTGACGTTCCACGATGCGCCCACGGTCATAGAGCAGACGCTCTTCGTCATGTTCCTCGAGCACCGGATGCGGGCTTTCCAGGGCTCGTTCCATTCGAATCCCGATTATGCGCTCTGGTACGGCTGGAGCGAGATGCAGCGCGACCTGACCGAGATCAGGGAGATGGCCGCAGCACTGCGCGAGGAGGCAAAACTCCGGGGAAAGACGAAACGGTAA
- a CDS encoding cytochrome c — translation MPLFLFKTILSIVLLALTGIAVFTMFEVFGRSEKRYSVERLKRIHRINGMAYLLLFLVIAGLCLYVIAATKAEPSVRASLHGVFALAVLVILLMKISFVELYKLFYNRAAAMGMTLVVLTVLVFGTSGGYYLLIADFSRKEPVVTSRDGGRAASSSFAVAADRESIERGKRLYKKRCASCHDPRSTRTIAGPGHKGILKRPVLPSSGRPATPENIIKQLKEPWKAMPSFASLSDAQISDLIAYMNTL, via the coding sequence ATGCCGCTTTTTCTCTTCAAGACCATACTGTCGATCGTGCTGCTTGCCCTGACAGGGATTGCGGTCTTCACCATGTTCGAGGTCTTCGGCAGGAGCGAAAAAAGATACAGTGTCGAGCGGCTGAAGAGGATACACCGCATCAACGGGATGGCTTATCTCCTGCTCTTTCTCGTCATTGCAGGGCTCTGTCTCTATGTCATCGCCGCCACAAAGGCCGAACCCTCGGTGCGGGCGTCCCTCCACGGCGTCTTCGCGCTCGCCGTGCTGGTCATCCTGCTCATGAAGATCTCCTTCGTGGAGCTCTATAAGCTCTTCTACAATCGCGCAGCCGCTATGGGGATGACCCTGGTCGTCCTGACGGTCCTCGTGTTCGGCACTTCGGGAGGGTACTATCTCCTCATCGCCGATTTCTCCCGAAAGGAGCCGGTGGTGACGAGCCGGGATGGAGGGCGGGCCGCTTCTTCCTCTTTCGCGGTTGCTGCCGACAGGGAGAGCATCGAGCGCGGCAAAAGGCTTTACAAGAAGAGATGCGCTTCCTGCCACGACCCCCGCAGCACCAGGACGATCGCAGGCCCAGGCCACAAGGGAATTCTGAAACGCCCTGTACTGCCCTCCAGCGGCCGTCCCGCAACTCCTGAAAACATCATCAAACAGCTGAAAGAGCCCTGGAAGGCGATGCCGTCCTTCGCGTCTCTATCTGATGCGCAGATAAGCGATCTGATCGCGTATATGAATACACTTTAG
- a CDS encoding cytochrome D1 domain-containing protein → MRNNSVVFIILFCLFACIAADSFADSDGVRIEFSAIPLNAGELREGGHATMRFRITNTGTGEPLTSLRPMVWIDRTNGPGERSAGSLACEDRVGAHLQRRLGARPDIDLGGYFILTMNSDASLSVIDPMNGVKGITQLYAMVTLDAPGEDWAADSDRGKLFVTMPSVRKVAVVDTGTFKVLKNIDAGSAPGRIALQPDGAYVWIGNNAGDRDESGVVAIDAERLTVAARIPTGAGHHDMAFSENSRYVFVTSDKDRTVSVIDTQLLRKIKDIETGGVPVAIAFSQASGAVYAASEDDGVITVIDAQRHEITARFGTAPGIAALRFSPDGRWGFAVNAKKDLVHIIDAMSNRAVHSVGTGAAPYQVAFTGKAAYIRSQGTGDITLIHLSDLDTNAPRAALRIPIGQSAPQASPSYSLAPALFPAPEGDVMLITNPADTLTYYYREDMQAPMGTFKNYGRSPRAVRVVDRGLREKGDGTYTAGIRLPESGAYQVAFFIDTPKVVECFELTVPPGHRLSNKHDKGLLKVEFLTRETKIRPGEKVGLQFRLTDAVSNEPKDGVGDLIVLASLASGQWQQRYQAKPVGGGIYETQLSLPRQGVYYVFLSSPSLKAGFNRMEHLVLQAADK, encoded by the coding sequence GTGAGAAACAATAGCGTCGTTTTCATTATTCTTTTCTGCCTCTTCGCATGTATAGCCGCCGACTCATTTGCTGACAGCGACGGGGTCAGGATAGAGTTCTCGGCAATACCGCTCAATGCCGGAGAGCTTCGTGAAGGTGGCCATGCGACCATGCGCTTCAGGATTACGAACACCGGGACCGGCGAGCCCTTGACTTCGCTGAGGCCGATGGTATGGATCGACCGCACGAATGGACCGGGCGAAAGGAGCGCCGGCAGTCTCGCCTGTGAAGACAGGGTCGGCGCACACCTTCAGCGGCGGCTGGGCGCCCGTCCCGATATCGACCTGGGCGGCTACTTCATCCTCACGATGAACAGCGACGCCTCCCTCTCCGTCATAGACCCGATGAACGGCGTCAAGGGCATCACGCAGCTCTATGCAATGGTCACCCTCGATGCGCCCGGCGAAGACTGGGCTGCGGACAGCGACAGGGGGAAGCTCTTCGTCACCATGCCGTCGGTCCGCAAAGTCGCGGTCGTGGATACGGGAACATTCAAGGTGCTCAAAAATATCGACGCAGGGAGCGCACCTGGCCGCATCGCCCTGCAGCCTGACGGAGCATATGTGTGGATCGGCAATAACGCAGGAGATAGAGATGAAAGCGGTGTCGTGGCAATCGATGCGGAAAGGCTCACTGTTGCCGCCCGCATTCCGACCGGCGCAGGACATCATGACATGGCGTTCTCCGAAAACAGTCGCTATGTCTTCGTCACGAGCGACAAGGACAGGACCGTCTCGGTCATCGATACGCAGTTATTAAGAAAGATAAAAGACATCGAGACCGGAGGGGTACCTGTCGCCATAGCCTTTTCTCAGGCAAGCGGAGCGGTCTATGCCGCCAGCGAAGATGATGGCGTCATCACGGTCATCGATGCTCAGAGACACGAGATCACCGCGCGGTTCGGAACAGCGCCCGGAATCGCTGCGCTGCGCTTCAGTCCCGACGGACGCTGGGGTTTTGCAGTGAATGCGAAGAAGGACCTCGTACATATCATCGATGCGATGAGCAACAGGGCAGTCCATTCAGTAGGGACCGGGGCTGCTCCGTATCAGGTAGCATTTACCGGCAAGGCCGCCTATATCCGCTCGCAAGGGACCGGGGACATCACGCTTATTCACCTGTCTGACCTGGACACGAACGCCCCGCGCGCCGCTCTCAGGATACCGATCGGGCAGAGCGCTCCGCAGGCATCTCCCTCTTATTCACTCGCCCCTGCCCTCTTCCCTGCGCCTGAAGGAGACGTCATGCTGATCACCAATCCTGCCGACACGCTCACGTATTACTACCGGGAAGACATGCAGGCGCCCATGGGAACCTTCAAGAACTACGGCCGATCGCCCAGGGCGGTAAGGGTGGTGGACAGGGGCCTCCGGGAAAAAGGCGACGGTACTTACACGGCCGGAATAAGGCTCCCGGAAAGCGGCGCCTACCAGGTCGCCTTTTTCATCGATACCCCAAAGGTTGTCGAATGCTTTGAGCTCACCGTACCTCCCGGTCACCGGCTGTCGAACAAGCACGATAAAGGGCTTCTCAAGGTAGAGTTCCTCACCAGGGAGACGAAAATACGCCCCGGCGAAAAGGTCGGGCTGCAGTTCAGACTGACGGATGCCGTGAGCAATGAACCGAAGGACGGCGTCGGCGACCTCATTGTCCTTGCATCCCTTGCGTCGGGCCAGTGGCAGCAGCGGTACCAGGCAAAGCCCGTGGGCGGAGGCATTTACGAAACGCAGCTCAGTCTCCCCCGTCAAGGCGTGTATTACGTATTCTTATCGAGCCCTTCATTAAAAGCAGGATTCAACCGCATGGAGCATCTGGTGCTGCAGGCAGCAGATAAATGA
- a CDS encoding PEP-CTERM sorting domain-containing protein: MKFKRSLSTAPVFFIFSLLAAIIISVSSSAHGAAVSSNSSIINWESLSYKTSEGMSLHFPARSSTSFAAAFSSSSFADDFHSSDGWGSTSALASIVSPSGSAIGSAFTNPRTLFASATASSAFGSPFQSDAAALRSAGFSVSGSGDLTVSVGYSLSQSLSTSLFREFAEGFAFAGLLLYYDDNSAVAADTDVILNSILDGDSLFASRTGTLSATLFFNDGQGGFFDVLGSGHSAVAPVPEPSTVILLGAGLAGMGLLRKRFKRSA; the protein is encoded by the coding sequence ATGAAATTCAAGCGCAGCCTGAGTACAGCACCGGTCTTTTTCATTTTCTCTCTCCTGGCAGCGATAATCATCTCTGTCTCCTCGTCAGCGCACGGAGCCGCCGTCTCGAGCAACAGCTCTATCATCAACTGGGAAAGCCTCTCTTACAAGACAAGCGAGGGCATGTCGCTGCATTTCCCGGCCAGGAGCAGCACCTCGTTTGCAGCGGCGTTCAGCTCGTCGTCGTTCGCCGATGACTTTCATTCTTCTGACGGCTGGGGCAGCACGTCCGCCCTGGCGAGTATCGTCTCCCCATCGGGCTCGGCCATAGGAAGCGCCTTTACCAACCCGAGGACCCTCTTCGCCTCTGCAACCGCTTCATCCGCATTCGGCAGCCCGTTCCAGTCCGACGCAGCAGCGCTCCGCTCCGCAGGGTTCAGCGTGTCGGGGAGCGGAGACCTGACGGTGAGCGTCGGCTACAGTTTATCGCAGAGCCTGAGCACTTCGCTCTTCCGCGAGTTTGCAGAGGGCTTCGCCTTCGCAGGGCTCCTCCTGTACTATGACGATAACTCGGCGGTGGCAGCCGACACCGATGTCATTCTGAACTCCATCCTCGACGGCGACTCGCTCTTCGCCTCCCGCACCGGAACCCTGAGCGCCACGTTATTCTTCAATGACGGACAGGGCGGGTTCTTCGACGTGCTCGGCTCCGGCCATTCCGCCGTTGCTCCTGTCCCCGAGCCCTCCACCGTCATTCTCCTGGGTGCGGGGCTGGCAGGCATGGGGCTTTTACGGAAGCGGTTCAAACGCAGCGCCTAG
- a CDS encoding ZIP family metal transporter, with protein sequence MLEFIVTLHPVTQALLATCFTWLVTALGASFVFLAREVNRRVLDGMLGFASGVMIAASYWSLLAPAIEMSAESGLPVWFPPAVGFLSGAVFLRIVDRVLPHLHLWLPVKEAEGIKTRWRRTTLLILAVTLHNIPEGLAVGVAFGAVAAGLPQATTAGAVALAIGIGLQNFPEGMAVSMPLRREGMSRLKSFWYGQLSGMVEPIAGVVGAAAVLVSKPLLPYALSFAAGAMIFVTVEELIPEAQRGGNTDLATMGAILGFTVMMILDVGLA encoded by the coding sequence ATGCTCGAATTCATCGTCACCCTGCATCCGGTAACCCAGGCGCTGCTCGCCACCTGCTTCACCTGGCTGGTGACCGCCCTCGGCGCGTCCTTTGTCTTCCTGGCGAGAGAGGTAAACCGGCGGGTCCTGGACGGCATGCTCGGCTTTGCGAGCGGGGTCATGATCGCTGCCAGTTACTGGTCGCTGCTCGCCCCGGCGATCGAAATGTCGGCGGAGAGCGGCCTGCCGGTCTGGTTTCCGCCTGCGGTGGGGTTTCTTTCCGGCGCGGTTTTCCTGAGGATCGTCGATCGGGTATTGCCGCACCTCCACCTCTGGCTTCCGGTCAAGGAGGCTGAAGGGATCAAGACACGCTGGCGGCGGACGACCCTGCTCATCCTCGCCGTCACCCTGCACAACATCCCCGAGGGCCTCGCGGTGGGCGTCGCCTTCGGCGCGGTGGCGGCAGGACTGCCCCAGGCGACCACTGCAGGAGCGGTCGCGCTCGCCATCGGCATAGGGCTGCAGAACTTTCCGGAAGGGATGGCGGTCTCGATGCCGCTCAGACGGGAGGGCATGTCGCGATTGAAGAGCTTCTGGTACGGCCAGCTGTCGGGAATGGTAGAGCCCATAGCCGGGGTTGTCGGCGCAGCGGCGGTGCTCGTATCGAAGCCCCTCCTGCCCTACGCCCTCAGCTTCGCCGCCGGGGCGATGATCTTCGTCACGGTCGAGGAGCTGATCCCCGAGGCGCAGCGGGGAGGCAACACCGACCTCGCCACCATGGGCGCCATCCTCGGATTCACGGTGATGATGATCCTCGACGTCGGCCTTGCGTAG
- a CDS encoding cytochrome c codes for MKTLTGVAAIIFLMFSGVSLSAGAQKGADAKIVVKKDKKSIEQGKALYDKLCIGCHDPKSARGDMAPGHKGILKNPTLPVSKRPATPENVVRQLRDPFSDMPSFAHLKDEQVQDLLAYLNTL; via the coding sequence ATGAAAACGCTGACCGGTGTTGCAGCGATCATCTTCCTGATGTTCTCGGGTGTGTCTTTGAGCGCTGGAGCGCAGAAGGGAGCTGATGCAAAGATCGTCGTGAAAAAGGACAAAAAGAGCATCGAGCAGGGCAAGGCGCTGTACGATAAGCTCTGCATCGGGTGCCACGACCCCAAGAGCGCCAGGGGCGACATGGCGCCAGGGCACAAGGGCATCCTGAAGAACCCGACGCTGCCGGTGAGCAAGCGGCCCGCGACGCCCGAGAACGTCGTGAGACAGCTCAGGGACCCTTTCAGCGACATGCCGTCCTTCGCCCACCTGAAAGATGAGCAGGTCCAAGACCTCCTCGCGTATTTGAATACGCTTTAG